From a region of the Ketobacter sp. MCCC 1A13808 genome:
- a CDS encoding alpha/beta fold hydrolase — protein sequence MGAETFEPRESSPKWFLDNLNHPGRSIVTRVAGKSIHMLAWNWERTELPTLMLVHGYGAHAHWWSFLAPFFADHYRVVAIDLPGMGDSDPPPEYNQSCFSRAIVGCIERNQLQPVTVVGHSYGGAQAIRAMGEAPHLFRHGIVVDSNVRLPPEPLIRKLQPKSAHKLSPSRAECAARFRLMPPRPDYIDALVYYIGYHSCTGDDRGWHWKADAACINSGEIEYPEILEAVSTKVDMIYGENSFLNVENKPVRVLSHFPNGGKLLIVPGAGHHIMAEYPLELVAAIKALLNDSSQPDPQ from the coding sequence ATGGGCGCGGAAACCTTTGAGCCCCGCGAAAGTTCGCCAAAATGGTTTCTGGATAATCTGAACCATCCGGGTCGATCGATCGTTACCCGAGTAGCCGGCAAGTCGATTCATATGCTTGCGTGGAATTGGGAACGTACAGAGTTACCTACGCTGATGTTGGTACACGGTTATGGTGCGCATGCCCATTGGTGGAGTTTCTTGGCGCCGTTTTTTGCTGATCATTATCGTGTTGTAGCGATTGATTTGCCTGGGATGGGTGATAGCGATCCTCCCCCTGAGTACAACCAGTCGTGTTTCTCCCGCGCCATTGTGGGGTGTATTGAGCGCAATCAATTGCAACCGGTCACTGTGGTCGGTCACAGCTATGGCGGTGCCCAGGCGATTCGGGCAATGGGTGAAGCACCGCATCTATTCCGTCACGGTATCGTGGTGGATTCCAATGTGCGATTGCCACCGGAACCCCTGATCCGGAAGTTGCAGCCCAAGAGTGCCCATAAACTCAGCCCCTCTCGTGCTGAATGCGCCGCCCGCTTCCGGCTTATGCCGCCACGGCCGGACTACATTGATGCCCTGGTCTACTATATTGGTTACCACTCCTGTACCGGAGACGACCGGGGATGGCATTGGAAAGCGGATGCTGCCTGCATCAACTCAGGCGAGATAGAATATCCGGAAATTCTGGAGGCTGTCAGCACTAAAGTGGATATGATCTATGGCGAGAATAGCTTCCTGAATGTTGAGAATAAACCAGTGAGGGTGCTCAGCCATTTTCCAAATGGCGGTAAACTGCTGATTGTTCCCGGGGCGGGACACCATATTATGGCGGAATACCCATTGGAGCTGGTTGCTGCGATCAAAGCGTTGTTGAACGATTCATCCCAACCCGACCCGCAATAG
- a CDS encoding 2Fe-2S iron-sulfur cluster-binding protein: MPQINVTTRSGEIEVVEAEVNQTLMEIIRDNGIEGMDAICGGCCSCATCHIYIDPKFNDQLPPVSEDEDMLLDGSLHRKPEVSRLSCQIRMSEALDGLALEIAPED; this comes from the coding sequence ATGCCCCAGATAAATGTAACCACCCGCAGCGGTGAAATAGAAGTAGTAGAAGCGGAAGTAAATCAAACCTTGATGGAAATTATCCGTGATAACGGAATTGAAGGCATGGATGCGATTTGCGGTGGTTGTTGTTCCTGTGCTACTTGTCATATTTATATTGATCCCAAGTTTAACGATCAGCTTCCGCCAGTCAGCGAAGACGAAGATATGTTGTTGGATGGGTCACTTCACCGTAAACCGGAAGTGTCGCGTCTTTCTTGTCAGATCAGAATGTCAGAGGCGTTAGACGGGCTGGCGTTGGAAATAGCACCGGAAGACTGA
- a CDS encoding AMP-binding enzyme — MNGYRDNPGLTAETFSGDWLHSGDIAIRDADGFLRIIDRTKDMIVTGGFNVYPREVEDILAEHAAVSQVAVIGVPHEKWGEAITALIVLREGETAEPEDLIQRVADRKGSFQAPKTIVFIESMPLTPVGKPDKKVLRERYRL, encoded by the coding sequence ATGAACGGCTACCGTGATAATCCGGGTTTGACCGCCGAAACGTTTTCCGGTGACTGGTTGCATAGTGGCGATATAGCGATTCGGGATGCAGACGGTTTCTTACGCATTATAGACCGTACCAAGGATATGATCGTAACCGGCGGCTTCAACGTTTATCCTCGGGAAGTGGAAGATATCCTCGCGGAACATGCGGCGGTGTCGCAAGTAGCTGTGATTGGCGTGCCCCACGAAAAATGGGGCGAAGCGATCACTGCGTTGATCGTGCTGCGGGAAGGTGAGACAGCTGAACCGGAGGATTTAATTCAGCGGGTAGCTGACCGTAAGGGTTCTTTTCAGGCCCCCAAAACAATCGTGTTTATTGAGTCTATGCCGCTAACTCCGGTAGGGAAACCGGATAAAAAAGTGCTGCGTGAACGTTATCGTTTATAA
- a CDS encoding cytochrome P450: MTNFETVDFYTDPALVENPYPYFEYLRSKGPIAQLPRENVLAVTGYAEALAIINDAKTFSSANAATGPNPDLPFEPEGDDITEQLEAHRDELIATGLVVCKDGKEHANHRSLMMGLFSPTRLKANEEYMWDLTDKLINDFADKGHCDLIAEYATPFATLVIADLLGIPENDRIAFCEKLGPPPGTVGEEVSYEDSQVLGMSFLFEYFGEYLAERRDSPKDDILSKFAHDKFPDGSTPEVFDLVWISAFLFGAGQDTTARLLGASLRVLCENPELQTQIRNDRSLIPAFIEEVVRYEGPVKCAHRLAVKTTTVAGVEIKAGTHVALLYGACNRDPREFEAPTELRLDRPNARKHLGFGRGVHTCAGMPLAKAEVTASLNRILDRMMDIKLSEEHHGKPGEQRFTYEGIYTLRALKNLYIEFTPVR; the protein is encoded by the coding sequence ATGACCAATTTTGAAACCGTTGATTTCTATACCGACCCCGCACTGGTAGAGAACCCCTACCCCTATTTTGAATACCTGCGCAGCAAAGGCCCGATCGCTCAACTTCCCCGAGAGAACGTTCTCGCGGTCACCGGATATGCAGAGGCATTGGCAATTATCAATGATGCCAAGACGTTTTCTTCTGCCAATGCGGCGACGGGCCCCAACCCAGACCTGCCTTTTGAACCGGAAGGTGACGATATCACCGAGCAATTGGAGGCCCATCGCGATGAATTGATTGCCACCGGGCTGGTGGTTTGTAAAGACGGTAAGGAGCACGCTAATCACCGTTCCCTGATGATGGGGTTGTTTTCCCCCACCCGTTTGAAAGCCAATGAAGAGTATATGTGGGATCTTACGGATAAACTGATCAATGATTTTGCTGACAAAGGGCATTGCGATCTTATTGCTGAATACGCTACGCCTTTTGCTACCCTGGTTATTGCGGATTTGTTGGGTATACCGGAAAATGACCGCATTGCATTCTGTGAAAAGTTGGGACCACCGCCCGGAACCGTCGGCGAAGAAGTCAGCTACGAAGATTCCCAGGTGCTGGGCATGAGCTTCCTGTTTGAATATTTTGGTGAATATCTTGCGGAGCGGCGTGATTCACCAAAAGACGATATACTGAGCAAGTTCGCTCATGACAAGTTTCCGGACGGCAGCACGCCCGAGGTTTTCGATCTGGTGTGGATTTCGGCCTTTTTGTTTGGTGCCGGCCAGGATACCACCGCGCGCTTACTGGGAGCCTCGTTACGGGTTCTATGTGAAAACCCGGAACTACAGACCCAGATCAGGAATGACCGTTCTTTGATTCCGGCATTCATTGAAGAAGTGGTTCGTTACGAAGGGCCGGTCAAATGCGCCCACCGTCTAGCGGTCAAAACCACGACTGTAGCCGGTGTTGAAATCAAAGCCGGAACTCATGTTGCTTTGCTGTATGGTGCTTGTAATCGTGACCCTCGGGAATTTGAGGCACCCACTGAACTGCGCTTGGATCGCCCCAATGCGCGTAAGCATCTTGGCTTTGGGCGTGGTGTACACACCTGTGCCGGTATGCCTTTAGCGAAGGCCGAGGTCACCGCGAGTCTGAATCGTATTCTTGACCGTATGATGGATATAAAACTGTCTGAAGAACACCATGGCAAACCCGGTGAGCAACGTTTTACATACGAGGGGATATACACTCTTCGTGCATTGAAAAACCTTTATATTGAATTCACACCCGTTCGTTAA
- a CDS encoding TetR/AcrR family transcriptional regulator, producing MTQSKIFRADYSTAKDARIQQTRVALRKALLQLLDEKSLEQITVREIAAVASVGYTTFFRHYPGKEELLNEIAAAEIKQLIELAIPVLGPIDSGKAALTMCSYVAEHKALWSTLLTGGAANVLREEFIKLSLQVAASWEGADDELPAEVGVILVTSGTIELLAWWLKQKNPISVEKLAVIYDRTIVSPVIRPQWS from the coding sequence ATGACGCAAAGTAAAATTTTTCGCGCCGACTATTCTACGGCCAAAGATGCCCGCATTCAGCAGACACGAGTTGCGTTGCGAAAAGCGTTGTTGCAACTGCTGGATGAAAAATCGCTGGAGCAAATCACCGTTCGGGAAATCGCGGCTGTCGCTTCGGTGGGGTACACCACTTTTTTTCGTCATTATCCCGGCAAAGAAGAATTGCTTAACGAAATTGCTGCGGCTGAAATAAAGCAGTTGATTGAGCTGGCCATACCCGTACTTGGCCCTATCGATTCGGGCAAAGCGGCATTGACCATGTGTAGTTATGTTGCTGAGCATAAAGCCTTGTGGTCCACCTTGTTGACCGGTGGCGCGGCTAATGTATTACGTGAAGAATTTATCAAGCTGTCTTTACAGGTTGCCGCTTCCTGGGAAGGTGCTGATGACGAGTTGCCAGCAGAAGTCGGCGTTATTCTGGTAACCAGCGGTACCATCGAACTGTTAGCTTGGTGGCTCAAGCAAAAGAATCCGATTTCCGTGGAAAAATTGGCAGTTATTTACGATCGCACTATCGTTTCACCGGTTATCAGGCCGCAATGGAGTTAA
- a CDS encoding OmpP1/FadL family transporter, whose translation MSYEIASSVGQAKSTSILRCCLLLGLIFIARPTYASFTDSITIGNPKALSLGHAVTADPPDIDSIHFNPAGLARLKGRQMYVKGIVGVFSTEMEFGEYGEYTQGVHDNYREQYKEYEDGNGNLTHNRSPWEVYAYDEALNSKSESEGGPTIMLPGGMVDLPIGAGGSGGASYNPPGSRFTFGTNVYAPLMNGFSRSETDTGRFAQERVAFTVITYFSPTVAFEISDTLSVGASVNFNYAGMGMELPIREPHIAIFFLGSPFIQKNFCNEDGTVNESNSLTGTAIDLCTEVPPYSQYADLNFEVDNNLVLGYNMGMLWQPAPWLTLGLSYNSAIDVEMDGEFNWPVNDPFKTFLVNFQSSPGWNEIVNGLGALGIQLPTAQQIADQSTGPLTVSYEVPQRWNVGLSLQITPRWKYNLDYRWTEWSAFSDIDLDFGVDVPLLMWGALADQVGTGGRNGISPNKVAYKLGLQDVGYWGMGTEYQYSDRLVLRAGFEDRPSAVPETAPNAFIPMNDAKLISVGFGYDLEEQRHIDFAFGYLLSETHFPPCSAPLGNACNPNDVVYPVYMGQDIKTKVEAMLFELSFQQHF comes from the coding sequence ATGTCTTATGAAATCGCATCTTCTGTGGGCCAAGCTAAATCAACGTCGATTCTTCGCTGTTGTTTGCTGCTGGGACTGATTTTCATCGCCAGACCAACTTATGCATCCTTTACTGACAGCATCACGATTGGCAACCCGAAAGCCCTTTCACTCGGACATGCGGTAACGGCAGATCCACCGGATATCGATTCTATCCATTTTAACCCGGCTGGCTTAGCGCGCCTCAAAGGTCGGCAAATGTATGTAAAAGGCATTGTCGGCGTGTTTTCTACAGAGATGGAATTCGGCGAATACGGAGAATATACGCAGGGTGTGCATGACAACTACCGTGAGCAATATAAAGAATATGAAGATGGCAACGGCAACCTGACTCACAACAGAAGCCCTTGGGAAGTTTACGCGTATGATGAGGCTTTGAATTCGAAAAGTGAGTCCGAGGGTGGTCCCACCATTATGCTTCCGGGGGGAATGGTAGATTTACCTATTGGTGCCGGCGGCTCAGGCGGCGCCTCTTATAATCCTCCAGGCAGCCGGTTTACCTTCGGTACCAATGTGTATGCGCCGCTGATGAACGGTTTCAGCCGCTCGGAAACGGATACCGGGCGATTTGCACAGGAACGGGTGGCGTTTACTGTCATTACCTATTTCTCGCCTACGGTCGCCTTTGAAATTTCAGATACGCTCTCTGTGGGCGCCTCCGTAAATTTCAATTATGCGGGAATGGGTATGGAATTACCGATTAGAGAGCCTCATATTGCGATCTTTTTTCTAGGCTCCCCCTTTATTCAGAAAAATTTCTGCAATGAAGATGGCACAGTGAACGAAAGCAACTCCCTGACGGGAACAGCCATTGATCTTTGTACTGAAGTACCGCCCTATTCGCAATACGCAGACCTAAATTTTGAAGTGGATAACAATCTGGTTCTTGGTTACAACATGGGTATGTTATGGCAACCGGCTCCCTGGTTGACGTTAGGCTTGTCTTATAATTCCGCTATCGATGTGGAAATGGACGGTGAATTCAACTGGCCTGTAAACGACCCTTTCAAAACCTTTCTGGTGAATTTTCAAAGCAGCCCCGGTTGGAATGAAATCGTTAACGGGTTAGGTGCGCTGGGTATTCAGCTGCCAACAGCGCAGCAGATAGCTGATCAATCCACAGGGCCGCTCACCGTGTCCTATGAAGTGCCGCAGCGATGGAATGTGGGCTTAAGTCTTCAGATTACTCCCCGCTGGAAATACAATTTGGACTATCGTTGGACCGAATGGTCTGCTTTTAGTGATATTGATCTTGATTTTGGTGTGGATGTGCCCTTATTGATGTGGGGGGCTCTGGCTGACCAGGTTGGTACCGGTGGCCGAAACGGGATTAGCCCGAATAAGGTTGCCTATAAACTGGGTCTGCAGGATGTCGGTTACTGGGGCATGGGCACCGAGTACCAATACAGCGACCGCCTGGTGCTGCGCGCCGGTTTTGAAGATCGCCCGTCCGCTGTACCGGAAACCGCGCCCAATGCCTTTATACCGATGAACGATGCTAAATTGATTTCAGTTGGATTTGGATATGATCTAGAGGAGCAACGGCATATCGATTTTGCTTTTGGGTATTTATTGTCTGAAACGCATTTCCCGCCGTGTTCCGCGCCGCTTGGGAATGCCTGTAACCCAAACGATGTTGTGTACCCGGTTTACATGGGGCAGGATATTAAAACCAAAGTAGAGGCAATGCTATTTGAGCTGAGTTTCCAGCAGCACTTCTAA
- a CDS encoding OmpP1/FadL family transporter yields MFASTSTYAAFTDSLTVGNAKALGLGHAVTADPPGIDSIHFNPAGLTRLKGRQMHIKGVYGLFETNYDLGGYGEYQQGLIDELLEYQYPGSNGVIPPEAEAYFYDEALNSKSSVEGPTVMLPGGMIDIPFAGGVMGGASYSPPGSNMTFATNVYAPMMSGYNRAEDDPGRFFQERGAFTLLTYFSPSVGIEISDELQVGFALNFSYAGMGLELPAREPHLLLWQYGHPWFQDNFCNDDGTPTGTPDLNLCHIVSPYISYGDLRIEADQALVMSYNFGLLWSPEPWITFGLSYNSAVKNDLDGDWEFPIDPFFNQVLLDNMNGSLWPSFQALTGALGLPLPGVAETEAQGKGGKVNVQYELPQHASAGISIQITPKWKYNFDVKWTEWSVFSDIQINFDRDIAFLMLGSIADKLLYRGQNGIEPNGVRYQLNLQDVTYWGMGTEYQYNDKLAFRLGYENRPSAVPSETPNAFIPINDGILYSVGIAYEFESENTLDFSIGYMNSKSHYPPCSADLGNGCNPNNVAYGPYQGQDLRSEVSFLLFEVLYSRYF; encoded by the coding sequence TTGTTCGCATCTACATCTACCTACGCTGCATTTACTGATAGTTTGACTGTAGGTAACGCGAAGGCGCTTGGGCTGGGCCATGCGGTCACCGCCGACCCGCCAGGCATCGACTCCATCCATTTTAATCCAGCAGGCCTGACCCGGCTCAAAGGTCGCCAGATGCATATCAAGGGCGTCTATGGGCTTTTCGAGACGAACTATGATCTGGGCGGATACGGCGAATACCAACAGGGCTTAATCGACGAATTGCTGGAATATCAATATCCCGGTTCGAATGGTGTTATTCCACCAGAAGCCGAAGCGTATTTCTATGACGAAGCACTCAATTCAAAAAGTTCTGTTGAAGGTCCCACCGTTATGCTGCCGGGGGGAATGATCGATATACCGTTTGCCGGGGGAGTGATGGGTGGTGCGTCCTATTCTCCACCGGGTAGTAACATGACATTCGCCACTAACGTATATGCGCCGATGATGAGCGGCTATAATCGTGCAGAAGATGATCCCGGCCGCTTTTTTCAGGAACGCGGCGCATTTACGCTACTCACCTATTTCTCCCCTTCTGTTGGTATAGAGATATCAGACGAACTTCAGGTGGGCTTTGCTCTCAACTTCAGCTACGCCGGTATGGGACTTGAATTACCAGCACGCGAACCGCATCTTCTTTTGTGGCAATACGGACACCCCTGGTTCCAAGACAATTTCTGTAATGACGACGGCACGCCAACGGGTACTCCCGATCTCAATCTTTGCCATATTGTCAGCCCGTACATAAGCTACGGTGATCTGCGGATTGAAGCCGATCAGGCGCTCGTAATGAGTTATAACTTTGGCTTGTTGTGGAGCCCGGAGCCGTGGATAACATTTGGCTTGTCTTATAATTCCGCGGTGAAGAATGACCTTGATGGCGATTGGGAATTCCCCATCGACCCGTTTTTTAACCAAGTCTTGCTGGATAATATGAACGGCAGCTTATGGCCCTCATTCCAGGCGTTAACGGGTGCACTGGGGTTGCCGCTGCCGGGAGTGGCGGAGACCGAGGCTCAAGGCAAAGGTGGAAAGGTCAATGTGCAATATGAACTCCCTCAACACGCCAGTGCCGGGATCAGTATTCAGATTACACCCAAGTGGAAATATAACTTTGACGTGAAGTGGACAGAGTGGTCGGTGTTCAGCGATATCCAGATTAATTTTGACCGGGATATTGCGTTTTTAATGCTCGGCAGTATTGCTGATAAGCTGTTATATCGAGGCCAAAATGGAATCGAACCGAATGGCGTACGTTATCAGCTTAACCTGCAGGATGTTACCTATTGGGGAATGGGTACGGAATACCAGTACAATGACAAGCTGGCGTTCAGGCTGGGATATGAAAATCGCCCATCTGCGGTACCTTCAGAGACACCCAACGCGTTTATCCCTATTAACGACGGTATCCTTTATTCAGTGGGAATTGCCTATGAATTCGAAAGCGAAAACACGCTGGATTTTTCCATCGGCTATATGAATTCCAAATCCCACTACCCGCCCTGCTCGGCCGATTTGGGCAATGGATGTAATCCGAATAACGTCGCCTATGGTCCTTACCAAGGCCAGGACCTGCGCTCGGAGGTATCATTCCTACTCTTTGAAGTTTTATACAGTCGGTACTTTTGA